In the Aquipuribacter hungaricus genome, GGGTGCGGGTCGCCGCGAGCGTCGGGATCGCCGTCGCCCGGCCCGGCGAGGACGCCGACACCGTGCTGCGCGACGCCGACCTGGCGATGTACGATGCCAAGCGCTCGGGCGGGCGGCAGGTCGTGCTCAGCCACCCCGACCAGCTGCAGGCGGCCGTGGACCGGTCCGCGATGGACCGGCGGGTCCGCGCGGCCGCGGCCGACGACGACTTCGAGCTGGTCTACCAGCCCCTGGTCGACATGCGCGACGGCCGTGTCGTCAGCGCCGAGGCGCTGCTGCGCTGGCCCGGGTCGGGCGTGACGCCCACGGACTTCGTGCCGCGCCTGGAGGAGAGCGGGCTCATCATCGGCGTCGGCTCCCAGGTGCTCGTGCGGGCCGTCGAGCAGGCCGCCCGGTGGTGGGCGGAGGGCCGCTCGACCGGCATCTCGGTCAACCTGTCGTCGATCCAGCTCGGCGACGCCGAGCTCGTGGAGCGGGTGCGGACGGTGCTCGCGGACACCGGGCTGCCGCCGGAGCGCCTCACCCTGGAGGTCACCGAGGGCCTGCTGCTGCGCGACCTCGACGCGGCCGTCGACCTGCTGGCCCAGCTGCGGCGCACCGGCGTCCACGTCGCCCTCGACGACTTCGGCACCGGCTACTCCTCCCTGGCCTACCTGCACCGCCTGCCCATCGACGTGCTCAAGGTCGACCAGACCTTCGTCCGCGCGGCCGTGACCTCCGAGCGCGACCAGGTCGTGCTGCGGGCGATCGTCGCGCTGGGCCGCGACCTGGGGCTGACCGTGGTCGCCGAGGGCGTGCAGGAGACCTCGCAGGTCGAGCTCCTGCTCTCCCTGGGGTGCACCGTCGCCCAGGGGTTCCTGCTCGCCTCGCCGACCCGGCCCGAGGACGTGCCGGTGTCCGTGGAGCTGCCCCGGCTGCTCGACCTCACCGGCAGCGACGTCGCCGAGCTGGCCGGTATCCGGGACGACGTCCCGCATCCCGAGACGGACCCCTCCCGGTCGTGACGCGCGCCCCGGACAGGCGTACCGTCCACGTGTGGCTCGGGACGGCATCCTCCTCGTCGAGGTACTCGTAGTCGGCAGGCGCGTCGCCTGACCCGGCCCCCTGGCCACGGCCCCGCGACGCGCGACCCCTCAGCCCTCGGTGGGCGAGGGGTCGTCCTGTGTCCGGGGTACCGGGCGGCGGGGCCCCACACGACCTGCGAAGGAGCTCTCATGACCGACGTGCGCACCACCCAGGCCCGCACCTCCGGCGCCGCCAGCGACGGCCCGGCGGTCCCCGCGAGCGCGACCGCCGACCGTCCGGAGACCCTCTCCGGCGCCGCGTCGCTGGTCCGCTCCCTCGAGCACGCCGGGGTCGACGTCGTCTTCGGCATCCCCGGGGGGGCGATCCTGCCCGCCTACGACCCGCTCATGGACTCCGAGAAGGTCCGCCACATCCTCGTGCGCCACGAGCAGGGCGCCGGGCACGCGGCCGAGGGCTACGCCGCCGCGACCGGGCGCGTGGGGGTCTGCATGGCGACCTCGGGCCCCGGCGCGACGAACCTCGTCACCGCGATCGCCGACGCCCACATGGACTCCGTCCCCATGGTCGCCATCACCGGCCAGGTGAGCAGCGCCGCCATCGGCACCGACGCGTTCCAGGAGGCCGACATCACCGGCATGACGATGCCGGTGACCAAGCACAACTACCTGGTCACCGACCCCGACGAGATCCCGCGCGTCGTCGCCGAGGCGTTCCACCTGGCCTCGACCGGCCGCCCCGGCCCGGTGCTCGTCGACATCTCCAAGGACGCCCTGCAGGCCAGCACCACGTTCACCTGGCCGACGTCGGTGGACCTGCCCGGCTACCGGCCGGTGACCCGCCCGCACGCCAAGCGCGTCCGCGAGGCGGCCCAGCTGCTCGCGGCCGCCCGCCGCCCGGTGCTCTACGTCGGCGGCGGCGTCATCCGCGCCCGCGCGTCGGAGGCGCTGCGCGCGCTCGTCGACCTCAGCGGCGCCCCGGTCGTCACCACCCTCATGGCCCGCGGCGCGCTGCCCGACAGCCACCCCGCCAACCTCGGCATGCCCGGCATGCACGGCACGGTCGCCGCGGTGACCTCGCTGCAGAAGGCCGACCTCATCGTCGCCCTCGGCGCGCGCTTCGACGACCGGGTGACCGGCCGCCTCGACTCCTTCGCCCCCGGCGCGACGATCGTCCACGCCGACATCGACCCGGCCGAGATCGGCAAGAACCGCTACGCCGACGTGCCGATCGTCGGTGACGCCCGCGAGGTCGTCGTCGAGCTGACCGCCGCGCTGGAGGCCGAGCACGCCGCTGGCACCCGGGCCGACCTGGCCCCGTGGTGGGTGTACCTGGACGACCTGCGCGAGCGGTACGCCCTCGGCTACGACGAGCCCGAGGACGGCGCGCTGTCCCCGCAGTACGTCATCGAGCGGCTGGGGGCGCTCTCCGGCCCGGACGCGATCTTCGCCTCCGGGGTCGGCCAGCACCAGATGTGGGCCGCCCAGTTCATCCGCTACGAGAAGCCTGGTACGTGGCTCAACTCCGGCGGCCTGGGCACCATGGGCTACGCCGTCCCCGCGGCGATGGGCGCCAAGGTCGGCATGCCGGACACCACGGTGTGGGCGGTCGACGGCGACGGCTGCTTCCAGATGACCAACCAGGAGCTGGCCACCTGCGCCATCAACGGCATCCCCATCAAGGTGGCCGTCATCAACAACTCCAGCCTCGGCATGGTGCGTCAGTGGCAGACGCTGTTCTACGGCGCCCGCTACTCCAACACCGACCTGCTGTCGGGCAAGGTGGGCGGCCGCACGGCGGGCGAGGAGCCGGTGCGCATCCCGGACTTCGTCAAGCTCGCCGACGCCTACGGCTGCGCCGCGCTGCGCTGCGAGACCGCTGCCGACGTCGACCCGACGATCGAGAAGGCGCTGGCCATCAACGACCGGCCGGTGGTGGTGGACTTCACCGTCTCCCGCGACGCCATGGTGTGGCC is a window encoding:
- a CDS encoding acetolactate synthase large subunit produces the protein MTDVRTTQARTSGAASDGPAVPASATADRPETLSGAASLVRSLEHAGVDVVFGIPGGAILPAYDPLMDSEKVRHILVRHEQGAGHAAEGYAAATGRVGVCMATSGPGATNLVTAIADAHMDSVPMVAITGQVSSAAIGTDAFQEADITGMTMPVTKHNYLVTDPDEIPRVVAEAFHLASTGRPGPVLVDISKDALQASTTFTWPTSVDLPGYRPVTRPHAKRVREAAQLLAAARRPVLYVGGGVIRARASEALRALVDLSGAPVVTTLMARGALPDSHPANLGMPGMHGTVAAVTSLQKADLIVALGARFDDRVTGRLDSFAPGATIVHADIDPAEIGKNRYADVPIVGDAREVVVELTAALEAEHAAGTRADLAPWWVYLDDLRERYALGYDEPEDGALSPQYVIERLGALSGPDAIFASGVGQHQMWAAQFIRYEKPGTWLNSGGLGTMGYAVPAAMGAKVGMPDTTVWAVDGDGCFQMTNQELATCAINGIPIKVAVINNSSLGMVRQWQTLFYGARYSNTDLLSGKVGGRTAGEEPVRIPDFVKLADAYGCAALRCETAADVDPTIEKALAINDRPVVVDFTVSRDAMVWPMVAAGVSNDDIQVARDMSPTWDRED